Genomic DNA from Epinephelus fuscoguttatus linkage group LG14, E.fuscoguttatus.final_Chr_v1:
GTTTcacctgcatttatttttatttcacacataCAACGATCATATTCAACGGCCTGACTTAACCTGGATAGCATTCTGATTTATCTTATTCAAACTGATTTATTTCCAGCAGTCTAAAGAACTACAAATGCCCATATCTccatatattcatttatttttatttgttttatttttttgtattgttaaaaacatttttttatttttgcataaaATCCTGTaggttaaattaaaaatataagaTACTGCAGAGTGGAGCTGGTCacaacagatgtgttttttcaGATGCTTATcgccacaaaaacaaaagctcaAAGCATTTTATCTCTATAGTAAAAACTCTTTAGGACACGGCTAATCTTCTCCCAACTTTACGTGTGAATTTGTTTTagttaaatattattttctggGTCAAATCTTGTTCCTTAACATATTGAAAATGGGAGTTTTAGTTTCAGACTCTGGTGCAGATAAAGAAATGTGATCTGCAGGGCTCAAACCAACAACTGCACCACCAAGAACCAGTGTGGCAGAGAACTCATTTACTAATGGATTGGTCTAGTGTTTCACCCCACAGAAAACACTGGAGCCAATGCGGTGCCCGTCTAATCCTTGAAATATAAATGTAGGCTACAGGCTGGAAGGAGCTCTTCAAAAACACGTGATGGTGTAGGAAATGAGACCAAGACAGCGAGGGGCCTGTCTGTCTACACGGTGTTAAGATGTATAGACGGAAAGCGAGGAAATTacctgaataaaacaaaaactgactCTCGCCATTCAACTAAAATGCAGCTTGACACAAAGCCTACACATATAGGGATAGGTCTAAATTCTGAAAACCTTTTATTTTGTGAGTTAAAGTGTGACGGCTGCTGAATTTGTGCGTTTGTCCAGTATTTCCAATCCTGAAGATGTTTGTCAAATTGTCCAGCAAGCTTGGACCATGTGGTATttcaccccccaccccccacccctgcacacacacacacacacacacacacacacacacacacacacacacacacacacacacacttaagtgGCTGCTTTCCTACTGGTGGTCTATGTCCCATAACACGTTTGGCAGGTAGGTTTCTCATATAAAAGACGTGCGTAATGGCGCGCATGGACCCAACAATCATAGCAACTTATTAAATTATATCACCTCATAAAATAAACGGCTCCGGCTAATTAATAGACTATGAAAGGTGGGAATACAACAAAGTGTTCAATCTGCATGTGATTAAGGTGGTGGGCGTCAACCGTGATCAGCTGTGATGACAAATAAAGCTGCGGTTcgtgtaaaaacacacacaaaaaatgaccaaaatatcaattaaaataaaaaaaaaaattgcgtgttttttttttttaaatggaaatttTCTGTGCTATCATAAGGTGGTTATGTGAGCTGTTTTAAGTGTGTTTCAGTCTTTAGAAGTGGATAAACCCTCCTGCACAGATAAAaagctttgtgtttttgtggcttCACCCTCCACTGACTGTGATTACTGATAAAGTATGGAGATACAGTGTGCGGTTTGAGCCACGTGGGAAGCCCATACAGTCGTTACCATCACAGAAGATGTATATTCACTACATGTTAATAAGGCTTTTTTTAAGAGGTCTGTAATAATTGATTAGTGTTTAGGTGCTGCTCTGCTCCCTCAGCTGCAGCGGGAGAGGGACTGTGGGGGCGGGAGGTGGGAGCGCTCCTATTTCAGCCCCTGACGCACTGCCTCTGGGGAGGAAACGGAGCTGCAAACTCAGTCCTGCTCTGCTGTACACGGTGCAGGGCAGAGGGAGAGCCAATCACCGAAACGCACAGGCTCCCTTTAAGCCTGACATATCTCCAACAGGAACAAATTGTCCCAACAATCAACATCCCAATCTGCTGCGCGCATCAGGGGCTGGAGTGGAGTGGATAGCCTATAGGCCTGTGCTGCGCGGAAGGATTGCGCTGGATTGCATCGAGACAAGACACTATACACACAGCGAATAAACGACAGCCATCATCTTGGATACCAACGTTTTGGGCGGAGGGGCGAGCTCGGACATCATGTCTATATTGCCGTCATTCGGGTTTACGCAGGAGCAAGTGGCGTGCGTTTGCGAGGTGCTGCAGCAGGGAGGGAACCTGGAGAGGCTCGGCCGCTTCCTGTGGTCTCTACCCGCATGTGATCACCTCCATAAGAACGAGAGCGTCCTCAAAGCCAAGGCGGTGGTGGCCTTTCACCGGGGGAACTTCAGAGAGCTTTACAAGATCTTGGAAAGCCACCAGTTTTCTCCGCACAACCACCcgaagctgcagcagctgtggctgAAGGCGCACTACGTGGAGGCGGAGAAGCTGCGCGGCCGGCCGCTCGGGGCTGTAGGGAAGTACAGGGTGCGGAGGAAATTCCCGCTGCCCCGCACGATATGGGACGGCGAGGAGACCAGCTACTGCTTTAAGGAGAAGTCCAGGGGCGTCCTGAGAGAGTGGTACACGCACAACCCCTATCCGTCCCCGCGGGAAAAGAGAGAGCTGGCCGAGGCCACAGGACTGACCACCACGCAGGTCAGCAACTGGTTCAAAAACAGACGGCAACGAGACAGAGCCGCAGAGGCGAAGGAAAGGTACGTGTGATGACTGACACAGCCTCAGTGCTGCCTGTTATTTATACGCAAAGACATTTACTATTTTGTGCATGCTTTAGGCGCAAAATAAAGTTTGTGTTGCAATGAAATATTCCCATAATGTGGCTACAAGCACCCAAAGTGTGAGACAGTGCAGTTCATATTTATGCTGCAAGAAAGAGGCAAAGTTGGAACATAAACAGAAATGTTTCTCTGCaagaaatcatttttaattcaaGCAGAAGTTTGAACTTATTTTCTTCCATTTTGGATATGAATCAGACACGTCGTGATAACAGTGATGGAGGGTAAACAGAAGCGTGTTGTTGATAAATGATGCTCGTTTTTCTGGACTGAATTATAACGTAAACTGCATGcaatcttaaaaaaatatccGCTGCAGATAAGAAGATAGTGGTATTTAATAATgctggaattaaaaaaaaataaaagcaaaacagcCAGTTTTTTTGAAGAACTTTTTTTGTGTTAAAGGTTAAATTGGGAGTAAAGCTGCCAACATAACACGTGGTTTAAAGAGTATATTAAATTATCAGTAAACAGTATTCGATataagaaaaaagtaaaacatttcaTATAAAATTAAGGAGAAATAACCAAAGCTCCCTGATTAGTTTTTCGTTAAGGCCTTGGCCTTGTATATTTTTGGTATTGCTGCAACAATAATTATGGCTGCCTTTCATGCTGCCATGCCAACACACGGATTTATCCTGCAATCTCCCGAAAAATGTGCGTATTTTCTCTCATTCCCCTCTTGTTGTCATTTCCAGAGAGAACAGTGAAAACAGCAACGCAGGCGGCAACAAACAGAACCAGCTGTCCCCGCTGGACGGAGGAAAGTCTCTCATGTCCAGCTCGGAGGACGAGTTTTCTCCACCCCAGAGCCCCGACCAGAACTCAGCGCTTTTGCTCCAGGGCAACATGAACCACCCCGGGGCCTCCGCTTACCCTATGTCCGGCCTGGGGCCCCCACAGCCGGTGCACAGCATGCACGGACACCCGCACCAACTGCAGGACTCCTTGTTGGGACCTCTAACCTCCAGTCTTGTGGATTTGGGCTCTTAAAGAGGCTGCCAGATTATTCTATTttacaacaacaagaaaaaaagaagactgaTAATCAGATTGAGTACATGTATGAAATAACACTATAGTAGCCTACCTTATGATATAGACTGACTTGTCTGTCGTTAAATTTGGGTTAGAACAAAATTCCTTTTATGCGCTTAACCTGTATATCCCCACTGACAGGAGCTTTTTCTCGCCTCCtgcacaggaacacacacaaacaggaaactCTTAACTCAACGAAACACTTAACTGGACTGCCCTTTGCTTAATTTATGATATTTTGTTGAGATAAAAGAATTATAGCAAAATCCTG
This window encodes:
- the LOC125901362 gene encoding homeobox protein six1b, yielding MSILPSFGFTQEQVACVCEVLQQGGNLERLGRFLWSLPACDHLHKNESVLKAKAVVAFHRGNFRELYKILESHQFSPHNHPKLQQLWLKAHYVEAEKLRGRPLGAVGKYRVRRKFPLPRTIWDGEETSYCFKEKSRGVLREWYTHNPYPSPREKRELAEATGLTTTQVSNWFKNRRQRDRAAEAKERENSENSNAGGNKQNQLSPLDGGKSLMSSSEDEFSPPQSPDQNSALLLQGNMNHPGASAYPMSGLGPPQPVHSMHGHPHQLQDSLLGPLTSSLVDLGS